Proteins found in one Columba livia isolate bColLiv1 breed racing homer chromosome 11, bColLiv1.pat.W.v2, whole genome shotgun sequence genomic segment:
- the MAN2A2 gene encoding alpha-mannosidase 2x isoform X4: MKLKKQVTVCGAAIFCVAVFSLYLMLDRVQHDPTRHQSGGNFPRSQISVLQNRIEQLEQLLEENHEIISHIKDSVLELTAHTEGQPALPHHTPNGSWVLPPESRPSFLSVSPQDCQFALGGKGQSPDLQMMAVYSLLPFDNQDGGVWKQGFDITYEPNEWDMEPLQVFVVPHSHNDPGWIKTFDKYYYDQTQHILNSMVLKMQEDPRRRFIWSEISFFSKWWDNISAQKRAAVRRLVGNGQLEMVTGGWVMPDEANSHYFAMIDQLIEGHQWLEKNIGVTPRSGWAVDPFGYSSTMPYLLKRSNLTGMLIQRVHYAIKKHFAATQNLEFMWRQTWDPDASTDIFCHMMPFYSYDVPHTCGPDPKICCQFDFKRLPGGRINCPWKVPPRAITDANVAERAQLLLDQYRKKSKLYRSKVLLVPLGDDFRYDKPQEWDAQFLNYQRIFDFLNSQPNLHVQAQFGTLSDYFDALYKKVGIVPGMRPPGFPVLTGDFFSYADREDHYWTGYFTSRPFYKSLDRVLEAHLRGAEILFSLALAHARRTGTDGRYPVSDYALLSNARRNLGLFQHHDAITGTAKEAVAVDYGSRLLHSLTNLKRVIINAAHYLVLWDKNTYHHDPAAPFLGMDDMRASQDSLPEKTVVKLGALPRFLVVFNPLEQERLSVVPVLVDSLHTHVLSEEGQPLPCQLSAHWGSATNVVPDVYQVSVLARLPALGLRVLQLHKSFGRPTLASSVRLYLHGRDLPVHQQEAVPLHVFPAAANDFCLENQHLRACFSGRSGLLQSIRQAGEEQEQRVSSEFLVYGTRTSKDKSGAYLFLPDGEAKPYIPKDPPVVRVTEGPLFSEVASYYQHVQIMVRLYNVPGVEGLSLEVTCLVDIRDHTNKELALRFSTDIESDDTFFTDLNGFQIQPRRYQRKLPLQANFYPMPTMAYIQDLRSRLTLHTAQALGVSSLASGQLEVVLDRRLMQDDNRGLGQGLKDNKRTCNRFRLLLERRSTANKVQDGRPVSFPSLLSHLTSMHLNAEALVLPMAQEKPSPPALRSFLPLSTTLPCDFHILNLRTLQAEDDSLPSAEAALILHRKGFDCSLEAKNLGFNCTTSQGRLALGSLFQGLELGSLQPTSLTLMYPLGAAPNSTSIHLDPMEIATFRIRLV; encoded by the exons ATGAAGCTGAAGAAGCAGGTGACGGTGTGTGGAGCTGCCATCTTCTGCGTGGCTGTTTTCTCCCTCTACCTGATGCTGGACCGGGTGCAGCATGACCCCACACGCCACCAGAGTGGGGGCAACTTCCCCAGG AGCCAGATCTCAGTGCTGCAGAACCGCAttgagcagctggagcagctgctggaggagaacCACGAGATCATCAGCCACATCAAGGACTCGGTGCTGGAGCTGACAGCCCACACAGAGGGGCAGCCGGCGCTGCCCCACCACACACCAAATGGCTCCTGGGTGCTGCCCCCTGAGAGTCGCCCGAGCTTCCTCTCCGTGTCCCCGCAGGACTGCCAGTTTGCCCTGGGGGGCAAGGGCCAGAGCCCAGACCTGCAG ATGATGGCTGTGTATTCCCTGCTGCCCTTTGACAACCAGGACGGCGGTGTGTGGAAGCAGGGCTTTGATATCACCTATGAGCCCAACGAGTGGGACATGGAGCCGCTGCAGGTGTTTGTGGTGCCGCACTCGCACAACGACCCCG GCTGGATCAAGACTTTTGACAAGTACTACTATGACCAGACGCAGCACATCCTCAACAGCATGGTGCTGAAGATGCAGGAGGACCCGCGCCGGCGCTTCATCTGGTCTGAGATCTCCTTCTTCTCCAAGTGGTGGGACAACATCAGTGCCCAGAAGCGGGCTGCAGTGCGGAG GCTGGTTGGCAATGGGCAGCTGGAGATGGTGACGGGTGGCTGGGTGATGCCTGATGAGGCCAATTCCCACTACTTTGCCATGATCGACCAGCTGATTGAGGGGCATCAGTGGCTGGAGAAGAACATTG gcgtGACACCCCGATCCGGCTGGGCCGTTGACCCCTTTGGGTACAGCTCCACCATGCCCTACCTTCTGAAGCGCTCCAACCTGACGGGGATGCTCATCCAGCGTGTGCACTATGCCATCAAGAAGCACTTTGCTGCCACTCAGAACCTGGAGTTCATGTGGAGACAGACATGGG ACCCAGACGCCAGCACCGACATATTCTGCCACATGATGCCCTTCTACAGCTACGATGTGCCCCACACCTGTGGGCCAGACCCCAAGATCTGCTGCCAGTTTGACTTCAAGCGCCTGCCAGGTGGCCGGATCAACTGCCCGTGGAAGGTGCCTCCCCGAGCCATCACCGATGCCAACGTGGCAGAGCG agcccagctgctgctggaccaGTACCGCAAGAAGTCCAAGCTGTACCGCAGCAaggtgctgctggtgccccTGGGAGATGATTTCCGCTACGACAAGCCACAGGAGTGGGACGCTCAGTTCCTCAACTACCAGCGCATCTTTGACTTCCTCAACTCCCAGCCCAACCTCCATGTCCAG GCGCAGTTTGGGACGCTCTCTGACTACTTTGATGCTCTATACAAGAAGGTGGGCATTGTGCCGGGGATGAGACCACCTGGGTTCCCAGTGCTGACGGGGGATTTCTTCTCCTATGCGGACCGGGAGGATCACTACTGGACGGGATACTTCACCTCCCGGCCCTTCTACAAGAGCCTGGACCGGGTGCTGGAGGCCCATCTCCG GGGGGCAGAGATCCTGTTCAGCTTGGCGCTTGCCCACGCCCGCCGCACCGGCACTGATGGCCGGTACCCAGTCTCTGATTACGCCCTGCTGAGCAATGCCCGACGCAACCTAGGCCTCTTCCAGCACCACGATGCCATCACTGGCACCGCCAAGGAGGCCGTGGCGGTTGACTATGGATCCCG GCTGCTCCACTCTCTGACCAACCTCAAGCGTGTCATCATCAATGCTGCGCATTACCTCGTGCTGTGGGACAAGAACACCTACCACCACGACCCTGCAGCACCCTTTCTTGGCATG GACGACATGCGCGCCAGCCAGGACTCCCTCCCGGAGAAAACCGTGGTCAAACTGGGCGCCTTGCCCAG GTTCCTGGTGGTGTTCAacccgctggagcaggagcgCCTGAGTGTGGTGCCGGTGCTGGTGGACTCCCTGCACACACATGTGCTCTCCGAGgaggggcagcccctgccctgccagctcAGCGCACACTGGGGCTCCGCCACCAACGTGGTGCCCGATGTCTACCAG GTGTCGGTCCTGGCCCGGCTGCCCGCACTGGGGCTGcgtgtgctgcagctgcacaagTCCTTCGGCCGCCCCACGCTGGCATCCTCCGTGCGCCTCTACCTGCATGGCCGGGACCTGCCCGTGCACCAGCAGGAGGCCGTACCCCTGCACGTCTTCCCGGCTGCCGCCAATGACTTCTGCCTGGAGAACCAGCACCTGCGTGCCTGCTTCTCGGGGCGCTCAGGCCTGCTGCAG AGCATCCGCCAagctggggaggagcaggagcagcggGTGAGCAGCGAGTTCCTTGTCTATGGTACCAGGACCTCAAAGGACAAAAGCGGAGCTTATCTGTTTCTGCCTGACGGTGAGGCTAAG CCCTACATCCCCAAGGACCCCCCGGTGGTGCGGGTGACGGAGGGACCCCTCTTCTCAGAGGTTGCCAGCTATTACCAGCATGTGCAGATCATGGTGCGGCTTTACAACGTGCCAG GGGTGGAGggcctgtccctggaggtgacCTGCCTGGTGGACATCCGAGACCACACCAACAAGGAACTGGCCCTGCGCTTCAGCACAGACATTGAGAGCGACGACACCTTCTTCACAGACCTCAATGGTTTCCAG ATCCAGCCCCGCAGGTACCAGCGGAAGCTGCCACTGCAAGCCAACTTCTACCCCATGCCCACCATGGCCTACATCCAGGACCTGCGGAGCCGCCTGACGCTGCACACAGCCCAGGCGCTGGGGGTGTCCAGCCTCGCCAGCG GCCAGCTGGAGGTGGTCCTGGACCGTCGCCTCATGCAGGATGACAACCGGGGCCTGGGCCAGGGGCTGAAGGACAACAAACGGACTTGCAACCGCTTCCGCCTGCTCTTGGAACGCCGCTCCACCGCCAACAAG GTGCAGGATGGGCGCCCCGTCAGCTTCCCCTCGCTGCTGAGCCACCTCACCTCCATGCACCTCAACGCTGAGGCTCTGGTCCTGCCCATGGCCCAGGAGAAGCCGTCCCCACCAGCTCTGCGCTCGTTCCTGCCCCTTTCCACCACCCTCCCCTGCGACTTCCACATCCTGAACCTGCGgacgctgcaggcagag GATGACTCGCTGCCCTCGGCCGAGGCAGCCCTGATCCTGCACCGCAAAGGCTTTGACTGTAGCCTGGAGGCCAAGAACCTGGGCTTCAACTGCACCACCAGCCAGGGCAGG ctggccctaggcagcctgttccaggggctggagctggggtcCTTGCAGCCCACCTCGCTGACGCTGATGTACCCGCTGGGTGCAGCCCCCAACAGCACCAGCATCCACCTGGACCCCATGGAAATCGCCACTTTCCGCATCCGCCTGGTGTAG
- the MAN2A2 gene encoding alpha-mannosidase 2x isoform X3 — MKLKKQVTVCGAAIFCVAVFSLYLMLDRVQHDPTRHQSGGNFPRSQISVLQNRIEQLEQLLEENHEIISHIKDSVLELTAHTEGQPALPHHTPNGSWVLPPESRPSFLSVSPQDCQFALGGKGQSPDLQMMAVYSLLPFDNQDGGVWKQGFDITYEPNEWDMEPLQVFVVPHSHNDPGWIKTFDKYYYDQTQHILNSMVLKMQEDPRRRFIWSEISFFSKWWDNISAQKRAAVRRLVGNGQLEMVTGGWVMPDEANSHYFAMIDQLIEGHQWLEKNIGVTPRSGWAVDPFGYSSTMPYLLKRSNLTGMLIQRVHYAIKKHFAATQNLEFMWRQTWDPDASTDIFCHMMPFYSYDVPHTCGPDPKICCQFDFKRLPGGRINCPWKVPPRAITDANVAERAQLLLDQYRKKSKLYRSKVLLVPLGDDFRYDKPQEWDAQFLNYQRIFDFLNSQPNLHVQAQFGTLSDYFDALYKKVGIVPGMRPPGFPVLTGDFFSYADREDHYWTGYFTSRPFYKSLDRVLEAHLRGAEILFSLALAHARRTGTDGRYPVSDYALLSNARRNLGLFQHHDAITGTAKEAVAVDYGSRLLHSLTNLKRVIINAAHYLVLWDKNTYHHDPAAPFLGMDDMRASQDSLPEKTVVKLGALPSRFLVVFNPLEQERLSVVPVLVDSLHTHVLSEEGQPLPCQLSAHWGSATNVVPDVYQVSVLARLPALGLRVLQLHKSFGRPTLASSVRLYLHGRDLPVHQQEAVPLHVFPAAANDFCLENQHLRACFSGRSGLLQSIRQAGEEQEQRVSSEFLVYGTRTSKDKSGAYLFLPDGEAKPYIPKDPPVVRVTEGPLFSEVASYYQHVQIMVRLYNVPGVEGLSLEVTCLVDIRDHTNKELALRFSTDIESDDTFFTDLNGFQIQPRRYQRKLPLQANFYPMPTMAYIQDLRSRLTLHTAQALGVSSLASGQLEVVLDRRLMQDDNRGLGQGLKDNKRTCNRFRLLLERRSTANKVQDGRPVSFPSLLSHLTSMHLNAEALVLPMAQEKPSPPALRSFLPLSTTLPCDFHILNLRTLQAEDDSLPSAEAALILHRKGFDCSLEAKNLGFNCTTSQGRLALGSLFQGLELGSLQPTSLTLMYPLGAAPNSTSIHLDPMEIATFRIRLV; from the exons ATGAAGCTGAAGAAGCAGGTGACGGTGTGTGGAGCTGCCATCTTCTGCGTGGCTGTTTTCTCCCTCTACCTGATGCTGGACCGGGTGCAGCATGACCCCACACGCCACCAGAGTGGGGGCAACTTCCCCAGG AGCCAGATCTCAGTGCTGCAGAACCGCAttgagcagctggagcagctgctggaggagaacCACGAGATCATCAGCCACATCAAGGACTCGGTGCTGGAGCTGACAGCCCACACAGAGGGGCAGCCGGCGCTGCCCCACCACACACCAAATGGCTCCTGGGTGCTGCCCCCTGAGAGTCGCCCGAGCTTCCTCTCCGTGTCCCCGCAGGACTGCCAGTTTGCCCTGGGGGGCAAGGGCCAGAGCCCAGACCTGCAG ATGATGGCTGTGTATTCCCTGCTGCCCTTTGACAACCAGGACGGCGGTGTGTGGAAGCAGGGCTTTGATATCACCTATGAGCCCAACGAGTGGGACATGGAGCCGCTGCAGGTGTTTGTGGTGCCGCACTCGCACAACGACCCCG GCTGGATCAAGACTTTTGACAAGTACTACTATGACCAGACGCAGCACATCCTCAACAGCATGGTGCTGAAGATGCAGGAGGACCCGCGCCGGCGCTTCATCTGGTCTGAGATCTCCTTCTTCTCCAAGTGGTGGGACAACATCAGTGCCCAGAAGCGGGCTGCAGTGCGGAG GCTGGTTGGCAATGGGCAGCTGGAGATGGTGACGGGTGGCTGGGTGATGCCTGATGAGGCCAATTCCCACTACTTTGCCATGATCGACCAGCTGATTGAGGGGCATCAGTGGCTGGAGAAGAACATTG gcgtGACACCCCGATCCGGCTGGGCCGTTGACCCCTTTGGGTACAGCTCCACCATGCCCTACCTTCTGAAGCGCTCCAACCTGACGGGGATGCTCATCCAGCGTGTGCACTATGCCATCAAGAAGCACTTTGCTGCCACTCAGAACCTGGAGTTCATGTGGAGACAGACATGGG ACCCAGACGCCAGCACCGACATATTCTGCCACATGATGCCCTTCTACAGCTACGATGTGCCCCACACCTGTGGGCCAGACCCCAAGATCTGCTGCCAGTTTGACTTCAAGCGCCTGCCAGGTGGCCGGATCAACTGCCCGTGGAAGGTGCCTCCCCGAGCCATCACCGATGCCAACGTGGCAGAGCG agcccagctgctgctggaccaGTACCGCAAGAAGTCCAAGCTGTACCGCAGCAaggtgctgctggtgccccTGGGAGATGATTTCCGCTACGACAAGCCACAGGAGTGGGACGCTCAGTTCCTCAACTACCAGCGCATCTTTGACTTCCTCAACTCCCAGCCCAACCTCCATGTCCAG GCGCAGTTTGGGACGCTCTCTGACTACTTTGATGCTCTATACAAGAAGGTGGGCATTGTGCCGGGGATGAGACCACCTGGGTTCCCAGTGCTGACGGGGGATTTCTTCTCCTATGCGGACCGGGAGGATCACTACTGGACGGGATACTTCACCTCCCGGCCCTTCTACAAGAGCCTGGACCGGGTGCTGGAGGCCCATCTCCG GGGGGCAGAGATCCTGTTCAGCTTGGCGCTTGCCCACGCCCGCCGCACCGGCACTGATGGCCGGTACCCAGTCTCTGATTACGCCCTGCTGAGCAATGCCCGACGCAACCTAGGCCTCTTCCAGCACCACGATGCCATCACTGGCACCGCCAAGGAGGCCGTGGCGGTTGACTATGGATCCCG GCTGCTCCACTCTCTGACCAACCTCAAGCGTGTCATCATCAATGCTGCGCATTACCTCGTGCTGTGGGACAAGAACACCTACCACCACGACCCTGCAGCACCCTTTCTTGGCATG GACGACATGCGCGCCAGCCAGGACTCCCTCCCGGAGAAAACCGTGGTCAAACTGGGCGCCTTGCCCAG CAGGTTCCTGGTGGTGTTCAacccgctggagcaggagcgCCTGAGTGTGGTGCCGGTGCTGGTGGACTCCCTGCACACACATGTGCTCTCCGAGgaggggcagcccctgccctgccagctcAGCGCACACTGGGGCTCCGCCACCAACGTGGTGCCCGATGTCTACCAG GTGTCGGTCCTGGCCCGGCTGCCCGCACTGGGGCTGcgtgtgctgcagctgcacaagTCCTTCGGCCGCCCCACGCTGGCATCCTCCGTGCGCCTCTACCTGCATGGCCGGGACCTGCCCGTGCACCAGCAGGAGGCCGTACCCCTGCACGTCTTCCCGGCTGCCGCCAATGACTTCTGCCTGGAGAACCAGCACCTGCGTGCCTGCTTCTCGGGGCGCTCAGGCCTGCTGCAG AGCATCCGCCAagctggggaggagcaggagcagcggGTGAGCAGCGAGTTCCTTGTCTATGGTACCAGGACCTCAAAGGACAAAAGCGGAGCTTATCTGTTTCTGCCTGACGGTGAGGCTAAG CCCTACATCCCCAAGGACCCCCCGGTGGTGCGGGTGACGGAGGGACCCCTCTTCTCAGAGGTTGCCAGCTATTACCAGCATGTGCAGATCATGGTGCGGCTTTACAACGTGCCAG GGGTGGAGggcctgtccctggaggtgacCTGCCTGGTGGACATCCGAGACCACACCAACAAGGAACTGGCCCTGCGCTTCAGCACAGACATTGAGAGCGACGACACCTTCTTCACAGACCTCAATGGTTTCCAG ATCCAGCCCCGCAGGTACCAGCGGAAGCTGCCACTGCAAGCCAACTTCTACCCCATGCCCACCATGGCCTACATCCAGGACCTGCGGAGCCGCCTGACGCTGCACACAGCCCAGGCGCTGGGGGTGTCCAGCCTCGCCAGCG GCCAGCTGGAGGTGGTCCTGGACCGTCGCCTCATGCAGGATGACAACCGGGGCCTGGGCCAGGGGCTGAAGGACAACAAACGGACTTGCAACCGCTTCCGCCTGCTCTTGGAACGCCGCTCCACCGCCAACAAG GTGCAGGATGGGCGCCCCGTCAGCTTCCCCTCGCTGCTGAGCCACCTCACCTCCATGCACCTCAACGCTGAGGCTCTGGTCCTGCCCATGGCCCAGGAGAAGCCGTCCCCACCAGCTCTGCGCTCGTTCCTGCCCCTTTCCACCACCCTCCCCTGCGACTTCCACATCCTGAACCTGCGgacgctgcaggcagag GATGACTCGCTGCCCTCGGCCGAGGCAGCCCTGATCCTGCACCGCAAAGGCTTTGACTGTAGCCTGGAGGCCAAGAACCTGGGCTTCAACTGCACCACCAGCCAGGGCAGG ctggccctaggcagcctgttccaggggctggagctggggtcCTTGCAGCCCACCTCGCTGACGCTGATGTACCCGCTGGGTGCAGCCCCCAACAGCACCAGCATCCACCTGGACCCCATGGAAATCGCCACTTTCCGCATCCGCCTGGTGTAG
- the MAN2A2 gene encoding alpha-mannosidase 2x isoform X6 produces MKLKKQVTVCGAAIFCVAVFSLYLMLDRVQHDPTRHQSGGNFPRSQISVLQNRIEQLEQLLEENHEIISHIKDSVLELTAHTEGQPALPHHTPNGSWVLPPESRPSFLSVSPQDCQFALGGKGQSPDLQMMAVYSLLPFDNQDGGVWKQGFDITYEPNEWDMEPLQVFVVPHSHNDPGWIKTFDKYYYDQTQHILNSMVLKMQEDPRRRFIWSEISFFSKWWDNISAQKRAAVRRLVGNGQLEMVTGGWVMPDEANSHYFAMIDQLIEGHQWLEKNIGVTPRSGWAVDPFGYSSTMPYLLKRSNLTGMLIQRVHYAIKKHFAATQNLEFMWRQTWDPDASTDIFCHMMPFYSYDVPHTCGPDPKICCQFDFKRLPGGRINCPWKVPPRAITDANVAERAQLLLDQYRKKSKLYRSKVLLVPLGDDFRYDKPQEWDAQFLNYQRIFDFLNSQPNLHVQAQFGTLSDYFDALYKKVGIVPGMRPPGFPVLTGDFFSYADREDHYWTGYFTSRPFYKSLDRVLEAHLRGAEILFSLALAHARRTGTDGRYPVSDYALLSNARRNLGLFQHHDAITGTAKEAVAVDYGSRLLHSLTNLKRVIINAAHYLVLWDKNTYHHDPAAPFLGMDDMRASQDSLPEKTVVKLGALPRFLVVFNPLEQERLSVVPVLVDSLHTHVLSEEGQPLPCQLSAHWGSATNVVPDVYQVSVLARLPALGLRVLQLHKSFGRPTLASSVRLYLHGRDLPVHQQEAVPLHVFPAAANDFCLENQHLRACFSGRSGLLQSIRQAGEEQEQRVSSEFLVYGTRTSKDKSGAYLFLPDGEAKPYIPKDPPVVRVTEGPLFSEVASYYQHVQIMVRLYNVPGVEGLSLEVTCLVDIRDHTNKELALRFSTDIESDDTFFTDLNGFQIQPRRYQRKLPLQANFYPMPTMAYIQDLRSRLTLHTAQALGVSSLASGQLEVVLDRRLMQDDNRGLGQGLKDNKRTCNRFRLLLERRSTANKSSGFFSKLASMFKALGFPGARTGSPEVQDGRPVSFPSLLSHLTSMHLNAEALVLPMAQEKPSPPALRSFLPLSTTLPCDFHILNLRTLQAEDDSLPSAEAALILHRKGFDCSLEAKNLGFNCTTSQGRLALGSLFQGLELGSLQPTSLTLMYPLGAAPNSTSIHLDPMEIATFRIRLV; encoded by the exons ATGAAGCTGAAGAAGCAGGTGACGGTGTGTGGAGCTGCCATCTTCTGCGTGGCTGTTTTCTCCCTCTACCTGATGCTGGACCGGGTGCAGCATGACCCCACACGCCACCAGAGTGGGGGCAACTTCCCCAGG AGCCAGATCTCAGTGCTGCAGAACCGCAttgagcagctggagcagctgctggaggagaacCACGAGATCATCAGCCACATCAAGGACTCGGTGCTGGAGCTGACAGCCCACACAGAGGGGCAGCCGGCGCTGCCCCACCACACACCAAATGGCTCCTGGGTGCTGCCCCCTGAGAGTCGCCCGAGCTTCCTCTCCGTGTCCCCGCAGGACTGCCAGTTTGCCCTGGGGGGCAAGGGCCAGAGCCCAGACCTGCAG ATGATGGCTGTGTATTCCCTGCTGCCCTTTGACAACCAGGACGGCGGTGTGTGGAAGCAGGGCTTTGATATCACCTATGAGCCCAACGAGTGGGACATGGAGCCGCTGCAGGTGTTTGTGGTGCCGCACTCGCACAACGACCCCG GCTGGATCAAGACTTTTGACAAGTACTACTATGACCAGACGCAGCACATCCTCAACAGCATGGTGCTGAAGATGCAGGAGGACCCGCGCCGGCGCTTCATCTGGTCTGAGATCTCCTTCTTCTCCAAGTGGTGGGACAACATCAGTGCCCAGAAGCGGGCTGCAGTGCGGAG GCTGGTTGGCAATGGGCAGCTGGAGATGGTGACGGGTGGCTGGGTGATGCCTGATGAGGCCAATTCCCACTACTTTGCCATGATCGACCAGCTGATTGAGGGGCATCAGTGGCTGGAGAAGAACATTG gcgtGACACCCCGATCCGGCTGGGCCGTTGACCCCTTTGGGTACAGCTCCACCATGCCCTACCTTCTGAAGCGCTCCAACCTGACGGGGATGCTCATCCAGCGTGTGCACTATGCCATCAAGAAGCACTTTGCTGCCACTCAGAACCTGGAGTTCATGTGGAGACAGACATGGG ACCCAGACGCCAGCACCGACATATTCTGCCACATGATGCCCTTCTACAGCTACGATGTGCCCCACACCTGTGGGCCAGACCCCAAGATCTGCTGCCAGTTTGACTTCAAGCGCCTGCCAGGTGGCCGGATCAACTGCCCGTGGAAGGTGCCTCCCCGAGCCATCACCGATGCCAACGTGGCAGAGCG agcccagctgctgctggaccaGTACCGCAAGAAGTCCAAGCTGTACCGCAGCAaggtgctgctggtgccccTGGGAGATGATTTCCGCTACGACAAGCCACAGGAGTGGGACGCTCAGTTCCTCAACTACCAGCGCATCTTTGACTTCCTCAACTCCCAGCCCAACCTCCATGTCCAG GCGCAGTTTGGGACGCTCTCTGACTACTTTGATGCTCTATACAAGAAGGTGGGCATTGTGCCGGGGATGAGACCACCTGGGTTCCCAGTGCTGACGGGGGATTTCTTCTCCTATGCGGACCGGGAGGATCACTACTGGACGGGATACTTCACCTCCCGGCCCTTCTACAAGAGCCTGGACCGGGTGCTGGAGGCCCATCTCCG GGGGGCAGAGATCCTGTTCAGCTTGGCGCTTGCCCACGCCCGCCGCACCGGCACTGATGGCCGGTACCCAGTCTCTGATTACGCCCTGCTGAGCAATGCCCGACGCAACCTAGGCCTCTTCCAGCACCACGATGCCATCACTGGCACCGCCAAGGAGGCCGTGGCGGTTGACTATGGATCCCG GCTGCTCCACTCTCTGACCAACCTCAAGCGTGTCATCATCAATGCTGCGCATTACCTCGTGCTGTGGGACAAGAACACCTACCACCACGACCCTGCAGCACCCTTTCTTGGCATG GACGACATGCGCGCCAGCCAGGACTCCCTCCCGGAGAAAACCGTGGTCAAACTGGGCGCCTTGCCCAG GTTCCTGGTGGTGTTCAacccgctggagcaggagcgCCTGAGTGTGGTGCCGGTGCTGGTGGACTCCCTGCACACACATGTGCTCTCCGAGgaggggcagcccctgccctgccagctcAGCGCACACTGGGGCTCCGCCACCAACGTGGTGCCCGATGTCTACCAG GTGTCGGTCCTGGCCCGGCTGCCCGCACTGGGGCTGcgtgtgctgcagctgcacaagTCCTTCGGCCGCCCCACGCTGGCATCCTCCGTGCGCCTCTACCTGCATGGCCGGGACCTGCCCGTGCACCAGCAGGAGGCCGTACCCCTGCACGTCTTCCCGGCTGCCGCCAATGACTTCTGCCTGGAGAACCAGCACCTGCGTGCCTGCTTCTCGGGGCGCTCAGGCCTGCTGCAG AGCATCCGCCAagctggggaggagcaggagcagcggGTGAGCAGCGAGTTCCTTGTCTATGGTACCAGGACCTCAAAGGACAAAAGCGGAGCTTATCTGTTTCTGCCTGACGGTGAGGCTAAG CCCTACATCCCCAAGGACCCCCCGGTGGTGCGGGTGACGGAGGGACCCCTCTTCTCAGAGGTTGCCAGCTATTACCAGCATGTGCAGATCATGGTGCGGCTTTACAACGTGCCAG GGGTGGAGggcctgtccctggaggtgacCTGCCTGGTGGACATCCGAGACCACACCAACAAGGAACTGGCCCTGCGCTTCAGCACAGACATTGAGAGCGACGACACCTTCTTCACAGACCTCAATGGTTTCCAG ATCCAGCCCCGCAGGTACCAGCGGAAGCTGCCACTGCAAGCCAACTTCTACCCCATGCCCACCATGGCCTACATCCAGGACCTGCGGAGCCGCCTGACGCTGCACACAGCCCAGGCGCTGGGGGTGTCCAGCCTCGCCAGCG GCCAGCTGGAGGTGGTCCTGGACCGTCGCCTCATGCAGGATGACAACCGGGGCCTGGGCCAGGGGCTGAAGGACAACAAACGGACTTGCAACCGCTTCCGCCTGCTCTTGGAACGCCGCTCCACCGCCAACAAG AGCTCCGGCTTCTTTTCCAAACTGGCCTCCATGTTTAAAGCCTTGGGCTTCCCCGGCGCCAGGACTGGCAGCCCAGAG GTGCAGGATGGGCGCCCCGTCAGCTTCCCCTCGCTGCTGAGCCACCTCACCTCCATGCACCTCAACGCTGAGGCTCTGGTCCTGCCCATGGCCCAGGAGAAGCCGTCCCCACCAGCTCTGCGCTCGTTCCTGCCCCTTTCCACCACCCTCCCCTGCGACTTCCACATCCTGAACCTGCGgacgctgcaggcagag GATGACTCGCTGCCCTCGGCCGAGGCAGCCCTGATCCTGCACCGCAAAGGCTTTGACTGTAGCCTGGAGGCCAAGAACCTGGGCTTCAACTGCACCACCAGCCAGGGCAGG ctggccctaggcagcctgttccaggggctggagctggggtcCTTGCAGCCCACCTCGCTGACGCTGATGTACCCGCTGGGTGCAGCCCCCAACAGCACCAGCATCCACCTGGACCCCATGGAAATCGCCACTTTCCGCATCCGCCTGGTGTAG